A section of the Vicinamibacterales bacterium genome encodes:
- a CDS encoding tetratricopeptide repeat protein, whose protein sequence is MSLVRSRRSEIPMALVLAILIAALAACSQNSRLKARCMSGDVTVCTQLGDMFATGKGVPRDMGRAAEMYERACGGGAADVCNTLGEIYEKSGAIEGGVERSTQMFQRGCDGGSSAGCLNLGLAFAAREDKVRAAGLYEKSCSGGWAPGCHQLAVSYEQGEGVAKDVTRAIGFYTQACDGEHVESCLAIGNLYAAGELVPRDMAAAIRMYGKALALHEQSCAAGSQNDCTERDRIRNRIMILSAAPPASPGATKEGGVR, encoded by the coding sequence ATGTCGCTCGTTCGCTCCCGCCGTTCGGAGATCCCGATGGCCCTCGTGCTCGCGATCCTCATTGCGGCGCTGGCGGCCTGCAGCCAGAACTCCCGCCTGAAGGCCCGATGCATGTCGGGCGACGTCACCGTCTGCACCCAACTCGGCGACATGTTCGCCACGGGAAAGGGCGTGCCACGCGACATGGGGCGCGCCGCGGAGATGTACGAAAGGGCCTGCGGCGGCGGGGCGGCGGATGTGTGCAATACGCTCGGTGAGATCTACGAGAAGAGCGGGGCGATCGAAGGAGGCGTGGAGCGGTCCACGCAGATGTTCCAGCGCGGGTGCGATGGGGGCAGTTCGGCAGGCTGCCTCAACCTGGGTCTTGCGTTTGCCGCCCGTGAGGACAAGGTACGGGCCGCCGGGCTCTACGAGAAGTCGTGCAGCGGCGGCTGGGCGCCAGGCTGTCATCAACTGGCAGTCAGCTACGAGCAGGGGGAAGGCGTGGCAAAGGACGTCACCCGCGCCATCGGGTTCTATACCCAGGCGTGCGACGGAGAGCACGTGGAGAGTTGCCTGGCCATCGGCAATCTGTACGCAGCGGGTGAGCTGGTGCCGAGAGACATGGCGGCTGCGATCCGGATGTACGGCAAGGCACTCGCACTCCACGAGCAGTCGTGCGCCGCGGGCAGCCAGAACGACTGCACGGAGCGCGATCGCATCCGCAACCGCATCATGATCCTGTCGGCCGCGCCGCCCGCGTCACCCGGCGCGACCAAAGAAGGCGGAGTCCGCTGA
- a CDS encoding FadR/GntR family transcriptional regulator yields the protein MMSSTARGRYPAERTSEGSTEHVVAHVRTLIERGQLKPGDRLPAERDLAIQIGVSRPTVRAGLRALSAMGVVRSRHGSGTFIPAGPPTLGSEPLGFLAALHGFTREEMYEARRILEVGAAALAASRATPEELATLAEEVANLFAAMNDPQDFLVHDINFHRAVAAASGNPIVATLVEMVSELYYGRRRETAERATERNLRDSSEMHRRIYQAIRGRDVEAASAAMNDHLQMSSAYQAEEATDPRST from the coding sequence ATGATGAGCAGCACGGCTCGAGGCCGGTACCCGGCCGAACGGACGAGCGAAGGCAGCACGGAGCACGTGGTCGCCCACGTCCGAACGCTCATCGAACGCGGCCAGTTGAAACCGGGCGACCGACTGCCGGCCGAACGGGACCTGGCGATTCAGATAGGCGTCAGCCGACCGACGGTCCGCGCGGGCCTTCGGGCACTCTCGGCGATGGGGGTGGTCCGCTCCCGTCACGGTTCGGGTACGTTCATTCCCGCGGGCCCTCCCACGCTTGGAAGCGAGCCGCTCGGCTTCCTGGCGGCCCTGCACGGGTTCACCCGCGAGGAGATGTACGAGGCCAGGCGGATTCTCGAGGTCGGCGCCGCCGCCCTGGCGGCGAGTCGAGCAACCCCCGAGGAGTTGGCGACGCTCGCTGAGGAGGTCGCCAACCTGTTTGCGGCGATGAACGATCCGCAGGATTTCCTGGTGCACGACATCAACTTCCACCGGGCCGTGGCGGCAGCTTCGGGTAACCCAATTGTCGCCACGCTGGTGGAGATGGTGTCGGAGCTGTACTACGGCCGGAGGCGCGAGACGGCCGAGCGGGCGACCGAGCGGAACCTCCGGGACTCGTCGGAGATGCACCGCCGCATCTACCAGGCGATCCGAGGGCGCGACGTCGAGGCCGCATCCGCGGCCATGAACGACCACCTGCAGATGTCGAGCGCGTATCAGGCAGAGGAGGCTACCGACCCCCGCTCAACGTGA
- a CDS encoding TonB-dependent receptor, whose product MNLLFFLIVALGLLVAPVAAQEFRGNITGVILDTTGGILPGVSVTVTNVDTNVAVTTVTSARGEYEARFLNPGKYSVTAELDGFKKLVRSGIQVQVGDTLAINLTLETGGITETVQVIAEAPQLNLANGSTGQIISSKQVTELPLGDGTAYMLSQLAPGVSNTTDLKFTRPGDNANLGAFNSNGAKGGNDFSLDGAPNIVSDQRVGFSPPSEAVQEFKVETNSFDAQVGHTAGATVNLALKSGTNSLRGAASYFNRDDSRTSALFFTQREGKPIDPRKYNRFTGMIAGPVVKNKTFVMFSSEILKDRSAEPTMYTVPSVKERTGDFSELLPLGIQIYDPYSAKKVGSAIVRTPFTGNVIPPERIDAIAKKIMAYYPLPNRTGLADGTNNYYSSQDRTYSYNAQLVRVDHNFNANNRVFGTWYRNYRLEDRYNWAGTVNNFDITKGYDNRSNDGVTLGYTRVVKNNLIVDLRGSYQKFGEWREPASTFDPAQLGFPAATLELMRGYQYIPRVDINGYATLGSLRSDYKMGFERPFYTMSFLPTVTAIFGSHSVKAGYDMRYNREKRSDDGYMGGRIYFSTDYTRLNNSVSGQMGQGLAAFMLGVPSSSSSQSLIDVNVDRDHNAMGHALFVQDDWKVSRRFTLNLGLRFEYEIGLREANGQNLRGFDLTSSNPVEAAAKAAYAKAPIAEVPASQFAVRGGLLFTDSANPKAWANTSAVLPRVGGAYQLTEKTVLRGGWGLYTTPFLMDAINQTGYSQPTLIVPTNDSGLTFAANLARPFPSGLGTPPGSSQGLATSNGRDLVTSSASLIQYDRTKARYSRFQVGLQRELPGKIVVEAYYVGLRGSNLGVRTDLNAIPQQYVSTSLARDDNQEKYLSGTVTNPFAGLLPGTSFNGSTIARSQLLKPYPEFGRVAIETYGGSSTYNAGEFRIEKRFSQGFNLLGTYTYSRLRERSSYLNPYDTQLDDRLSPDDRPHRVTAAGIFELPFGRDRKWGKRWNGALDAILGGWQVQGTYQYQSGAPVVFGNSIYYNGDPTTLAATIGKKDASGGIIGVDTPAWDLTNFYFHDATVQTNGVDDFKKQISDKRISLGSGNARYFPSTIGGIRNQAIHLFDLGASKNFRIGSRVRIQARIEAINALNYVVFWNPGTDPTKATFGLFDQQRNLPRDVQLGIKVSF is encoded by the coding sequence GTGAACCTCCTGTTCTTTCTCATCGTAGCCCTCGGGCTGCTCGTCGCACCGGTGGCGGCGCAGGAGTTCCGCGGCAACATCACGGGGGTGATTCTCGACACGACGGGCGGCATCCTGCCGGGCGTGTCGGTGACGGTGACCAACGTCGACACCAACGTCGCCGTCACGACTGTGACGAGCGCCCGCGGTGAATACGAGGCGCGGTTCCTGAATCCCGGCAAGTACAGCGTCACCGCCGAGCTCGACGGCTTCAAGAAGCTCGTGCGAAGCGGCATCCAGGTGCAGGTCGGCGACACGCTGGCCATCAACCTCACGCTCGAGACGGGGGGAATCACCGAGACCGTCCAGGTCATCGCCGAGGCGCCACAGCTCAACCTCGCCAACGGGTCCACCGGACAGATCATCAGCTCGAAGCAGGTGACCGAACTGCCACTCGGCGACGGCACGGCGTACATGCTCAGCCAGCTCGCGCCGGGGGTGTCGAACACCACCGACCTGAAGTTCACCCGCCCGGGCGACAACGCGAACCTCGGGGCGTTCAATTCGAACGGCGCGAAGGGCGGCAACGACTTCTCGCTCGACGGCGCGCCGAACATCGTCTCCGATCAACGGGTGGGCTTCTCGCCGCCGTCGGAGGCCGTTCAGGAGTTCAAGGTCGAAACCAACTCCTTCGACGCCCAGGTCGGCCACACGGCGGGTGCGACCGTCAACCTTGCGCTCAAGAGCGGCACGAACAGCTTGAGGGGCGCGGCGTCCTACTTCAACCGCGACGACAGCCGCACGTCCGCCCTCTTCTTCACCCAGCGCGAAGGGAAGCCCATCGATCCACGAAAGTACAACCGGTTCACCGGCATGATTGCCGGCCCGGTCGTGAAGAACAAGACCTTCGTCATGTTCTCGTCGGAGATCCTGAAGGACCGCTCCGCGGAGCCGACGATGTACACGGTCCCGAGTGTGAAGGAGCGGACCGGTGACTTCTCCGAACTGCTGCCGCTCGGCATCCAGATCTACGATCCCTACTCCGCCAAGAAGGTCGGGAGTGCCATCGTCCGCACGCCGTTCACCGGGAACGTCATTCCGCCGGAACGGATCGATGCGATCGCCAAGAAGATCATGGCGTACTACCCGCTCCCGAATCGGACGGGCCTGGCCGACGGCACGAACAACTACTACTCGTCCCAGGACCGCACGTACAGTTACAACGCGCAGTTGGTCCGCGTCGATCACAACTTCAACGCGAACAACCGCGTGTTCGGCACCTGGTATCGCAACTACCGCCTGGAGGATCGCTACAACTGGGCGGGCACGGTCAACAACTTCGACATCACGAAGGGTTACGACAACCGGTCGAACGACGGTGTGACCCTTGGCTACACGCGCGTGGTGAAGAACAACCTGATCGTGGACCTGCGGGGCAGCTACCAGAAGTTCGGCGAGTGGCGCGAGCCCGCATCGACGTTCGATCCGGCCCAGCTCGGTTTTCCGGCCGCCACGCTGGAGTTGATGCGCGGCTACCAGTACATTCCGCGGGTCGACATCAACGGCTATGCGACGCTCGGCTCGCTCCGGTCCGACTACAAGATGGGCTTCGAGCGGCCGTTCTACACGATGTCGTTCCTGCCCACGGTCACGGCGATCTTCGGGAGCCACTCGGTCAAGGCCGGCTACGACATGCGGTACAACCGCGAGAAGAGAAGTGACGACGGGTACATGGGTGGCCGGATTTACTTCAGCACCGACTACACGCGGCTCAATAACTCAGTGTCCGGCCAGATGGGGCAGGGTCTCGCGGCGTTCATGCTCGGCGTGCCCTCCTCCAGCAGTTCCCAGTCTTTGATCGATGTCAACGTCGACCGCGACCACAACGCGATGGGACACGCCCTCTTCGTTCAGGACGACTGGAAGGTGTCACGGCGCTTCACGCTGAACCTCGGCCTGCGCTTCGAGTACGAGATCGGGTTGAGGGAAGCCAACGGCCAGAACCTGCGCGGGTTCGATCTGACCAGCTCGAACCCCGTCGAGGCCGCGGCCAAGGCGGCGTATGCCAAAGCCCCAATCGCCGAGGTGCCGGCCTCGCAGTTCGCCGTCCGCGGTGGATTGCTGTTCACCGACAGCGCGAATCCGAAGGCGTGGGCGAACACCAGCGCGGTCCTGCCGCGCGTCGGCGGCGCGTATCAGTTGACCGAGAAGACCGTCCTGCGCGGGGGGTGGGGCCTGTACACCACGCCCTTCCTGATGGATGCGATCAACCAGACCGGCTACTCGCAGCCGACGTTGATCGTACCGACGAACGATTCCGGACTGACCTTCGCGGCGAACCTGGCGAGGCCGTTCCCGTCCGGCCTCGGCACGCCGCCGGGATCGAGCCAGGGGCTCGCGACGTCGAACGGCCGCGACCTGGTGACGTCGAGCGCGAGCCTCATCCAGTACGACCGCACCAAGGCCCGTTACTCGCGGTTCCAGGTCGGCCTGCAGCGTGAACTGCCCGGCAAGATCGTCGTCGAGGCCTACTACGTGGGCCTGCGCGGATCGAACCTCGGTGTGCGCACGGATCTGAACGCCATCCCGCAGCAGTACGTCTCGACCAGTCTGGCGCGCGACGACAACCAGGAGAAGTATCTCAGCGGGACGGTGACCAACCCGTTTGCCGGTCTGCTGCCGGGCACGAGCTTCAATGGCTCGACCATCGCACGGTCGCAATTGCTGAAGCCATACCCCGAGTTCGGCCGCGTCGCGATCGAGACCTACGGCGGCTCGAGTACCTACAACGCGGGCGAGTTCAGGATCGAGAAGCGGTTCTCGCAGGGTTTCAACCTGCTTGGCACGTACACCTACTCGCGGCTTCGTGAACGCAGCTCCTATCTGAATCCGTACGACACACAGCTCGATGATCGGCTGTCTCCGGACGATCGCCCGCACCGGGTGACGGCCGCGGGGATCTTCGAACTCCCGTTCGGCAGGGACCGCAAATGGGGCAAGCGCTGGAACGGCGCCCTCGATGCGATCCTCGGCGGGTGGCAGGTCCAGGGCACGTACCAGTATCAGAGCGGCGCGCCGGTGGTCTTCGGCAACTCCATCTACTACAACGGCGATCCGACGACGCTGGCAGCCACGATCGGCAAGAAGGACGCGAGCGGCGGGATCATCGGCGTGGATACGCCCGCGTGGGACCTGACGAACTTCTACTTCCACGACGCCACCGTGCAGACCAACGGCGTGGACGACTTCAAGAAGCAGATATCCGACAAGCGGATCTCGCTCGGCAGCGGGAACGCCCGGTACTTCCCGTCCACGATCGGCGGCATCCGGAACCAGGCGATCCACCTGTTCGATCTCGGCGCGTCCAAGAACTTCCGCATCGGGAGCCGCGTGCGGATCCAGGCGCGCATCGAGGCGATCAACGCGCTCAACTACGTCGTCTTCTGGAACCCGGGCACTGACCCGACGAAGGCCACCTTCGGCTTGTTCGACCAGCAGCGCAACCTCCCGCGGGACGTGCAATTGGGCATCAAGGTCAGTTTCTGA
- a CDS encoding DUF4861 family protein, whose product MIRTASIVAFVLALGAMVAPIPVSGTGPAVTVKNRLDLPRTSETVTLAAADVQKLLATDDVRKVKVRDASSGRELLTQAVDVNDDGKFEELIFQVDLGPNETKSFELAVGERQTLKRDDFKAYGRFVRERRDDFAWENDRIAHRMYGAALETWAQEPLTSSAVDVWSKRVPRLIVNDWYLLDDYHKDNGTGGDFYSAGKSRGCGGSGVWVDGKLYVSANFRDSQVHANGPIRVMFDLVYPAWDAAGTRVSEVKRITLDAGQNLDRFESRYTLDGSPRAGTFAAGIKKNPGSLMVSDPLTGILRTWEPVKGAPGNLACAVVVDPAGLVAFTEADGNYLAVGNRAADKPAVYHAGFAWDQTGQVPGGADGWGRYLADFARRLRSPLEVTLSAK is encoded by the coding sequence ATGATCCGCACCGCTTCGATCGTCGCGTTCGTGCTCGCGCTGGGCGCCATGGTGGCGCCGATTCCCGTATCGGGCACCGGGCCGGCAGTGACCGTCAAGAACCGTCTCGACCTGCCTCGGACGAGCGAGACCGTGACCCTGGCGGCAGCGGACGTGCAGAAACTGCTGGCGACCGATGACGTCCGCAAGGTCAAGGTCCGCGACGCGTCGAGCGGGCGGGAACTGCTCACGCAGGCCGTGGACGTGAACGACGACGGGAAGTTCGAGGAGTTGATCTTCCAGGTCGACCTCGGTCCGAACGAGACGAAGTCGTTCGAATTGGCCGTGGGCGAACGCCAGACGCTGAAGCGTGACGACTTCAAGGCCTACGGCCGCTTCGTGCGGGAACGCCGCGACGATTTCGCGTGGGAGAACGACCGCATCGCACACCGGATGTACGGCGCGGCGCTCGAAACCTGGGCGCAGGAACCCCTGACCAGCAGCGCCGTCGATGTCTGGAGCAAGCGTGTGCCCCGGCTCATCGTCAACGACTGGTACCTGCTGGACGACTACCACAAGGACAACGGCACCGGCGGGGACTTCTACTCGGCCGGGAAGAGCCGTGGATGCGGCGGCAGCGGCGTTTGGGTGGACGGCAAGCTGTATGTCTCCGCGAACTTCCGCGACAGCCAGGTCCATGCCAACGGGCCGATTCGCGTGATGTTCGACCTCGTCTACCCGGCCTGGGATGCGGCCGGTACCAGGGTGTCGGAAGTGAAGCGGATTACGCTCGACGCCGGGCAGAACCTCGATCGGTTCGAGAGCCGCTACACCCTCGACGGGTCCCCGAGGGCCGGCACGTTCGCGGCGGGGATCAAGAAGAACCCCGGCTCCCTCATGGTTTCGGACCCGCTCACGGGCATTCTCCGGACATGGGAGCCCGTGAAGGGCGCGCCTGGCAACCTGGCCTGCGCCGTCGTGGTGGACCCGGCCGGCCTGGTGGCGTTCACGGAGGCGGACGGCAACTACCTGGCCGTGGGGAACCGGGCCGCCGACAAGCCGGCCGTCTATCACGCGGGCTTCGCCTGGGATCAGACCGGCCAGGTGCCGGGAGGCGCCGACGGATGGGGACGCTACCTTGCCGACTTCGCACGCCGCCTCCGATCGCCTCTCGAGGTGACGTTGTCGGCGAAGTGA
- a CDS encoding glycoside hydrolase family 88 protein yields MMVRKILLVAVLVVLAFGAVARAQPQPGASKVAQAGRSDPSFSQPSVAPGVDYTVPSEADVRAVLDRIRDHFVRSTPYRIVDRETGAVITDFTNPTKTAGIDTGKGEFNDWTYSMGVVLAAMIHVSDVTKDPSFQAYAIKNLDFIFDHLDYFRRQAKAFGPQPAGYRRLLDMKELDDCGAIGAALVKAYAVKKDQRYREAIGLVDDHIGKRQKRLADGTLARPRPVPVALWIDDAYMSIPFLAQMGAFTGERRYFDDAAKQVIGMSLRMFDGGKGLYDHSWFENAPVDARFFWGRGAGWMLMAMTELLSVMPQDHPDRARVLDQFQRSVQGVAAYQSGSGMWHQLVDKSDSYLESSATAMYTFAIARGINRGWISPAYAPIAQTGWRALEQKVTPDGQIEGICVGTTAAHDMVYYYNRPTDLRAMQGYGPALMAGAEMITLLRNFEIRRANNTYYYFPR; encoded by the coding sequence ATGATGGTGCGGAAGATCTTGCTCGTGGCGGTCCTCGTCGTTCTCGCGTTCGGTGCCGTCGCGCGGGCGCAGCCGCAGCCCGGCGCATCGAAGGTGGCACAGGCGGGCCGCAGCGATCCGTCGTTCAGCCAGCCCTCGGTGGCTCCCGGCGTGGACTATACGGTGCCGAGCGAGGCCGACGTCAGGGCCGTCCTCGACCGCATTCGTGACCACTTCGTGCGATCGACGCCCTACCGGATCGTCGATCGCGAGACGGGCGCGGTCATCACCGACTTCACCAACCCGACCAAGACGGCGGGGATCGACACCGGGAAGGGAGAGTTCAACGACTGGACGTACTCGATGGGCGTCGTGCTCGCCGCGATGATCCACGTGTCCGACGTGACGAAGGACCCGAGCTTCCAGGCGTACGCCATCAAGAACCTCGACTTCATCTTCGACCACCTCGACTACTTCAGGCGGCAGGCGAAGGCATTCGGCCCGCAGCCGGCCGGGTATCGACGGCTGCTGGACATGAAGGAACTCGACGACTGCGGGGCCATCGGCGCCGCCCTCGTCAAGGCGTACGCCGTGAAGAAGGACCAACGCTACCGCGAAGCCATCGGCCTGGTGGACGACCACATCGGCAAGCGGCAAAAGCGCCTCGCCGACGGAACGCTGGCGCGCCCGCGGCCGGTGCCCGTCGCGCTCTGGATCGACGACGCCTACATGAGCATCCCGTTCCTGGCGCAGATGGGCGCGTTCACCGGTGAGCGCCGGTACTTCGACGATGCGGCGAAGCAGGTGATCGGGATGTCGCTGCGCATGTTCGACGGCGGGAAGGGGCTCTACGATCACTCGTGGTTCGAGAACGCGCCGGTGGACGCGAGATTCTTCTGGGGTCGCGGCGCCGGGTGGATGCTGATGGCGATGACGGAACTCCTCTCCGTGATGCCGCAGGACCATCCGGATCGCGCGCGCGTCCTCGACCAGTTCCAGCGCAGCGTGCAAGGCGTGGCGGCGTACCAGAGCGGCAGCGGGATGTGGCACCAACTCGTGGACAAGTCCGACAGCTACCTGGAGAGTTCGGCCACCGCCATGTACACGTTTGCGATCGCGCGCGGCATCAACCGCGGCTGGATCTCCCCCGCTTACGCGCCAATCGCGCAGACCGGGTGGCGTGCGCTCGAGCAGAAGGTCACGCCGGACGGCCAGATCGAGGGGATCTGCGTCGGCACGACGGCGGCGCACGACATGGTCTACTACTACAACCGGCCGACCGACCTCCGGGCGATGCAGGGCTACGGCCCGGCCCTGATGGCCGGCGCCGAGATGATCACGCTGTTGCGCAACTTCGAGATCCGGCGGGCGAACAACACGTACTACTACTTCCCGCGCTAG
- a CDS encoding glycoside hydrolase family 28 protein yields the protein MSIDRSRRDFLRRAGTAGVALLVARHAAAVPAWVVGQTPAGAGDDAWAHAASVLARIKPPVFPARDFDITRFGAAGDGVLDCTGAIREAIAACQAAGGGRVVVPAGTFLTGAIHLKSGVNLHVTEKAVLRFSRDPKQYLPLVFTRWEGVELMNYSAFIYAFEQQNIAVTGTGTLDGQAGEQYWWPWKGRSKTPGAVTQDRARAKLIEMGEKRTPVAERVFGEGSCLRPNFIQPYRCTNVLIESVKVRNSPMWEIHPVLCTNVIVRNVDILSHGPNNDGCDPESCKDVLIEGCTFDTGDDCIAIKSGRNEDGRRLNVPAENIIVRDCTMKDGHGGVVIGSEISGGARYIFAERCRMDSPQLDRALRIKSNSVRGGTIEHVYMRDVTVGQVAEAVVTVNFFYEEGDAGKFPPVVRDIEVRNVTSRKSQYGLLLRGYAHDPVTDVRVIDCTFDNVEKGDVLEAVRNIVLKNVRVNGKPTTETISR from the coding sequence ATGTCCATCGATCGCTCTCGTCGCGACTTCCTCAGGCGTGCAGGTACGGCAGGCGTGGCGTTGCTCGTCGCCCGCCATGCCGCCGCCGTGCCGGCGTGGGTCGTGGGACAAACGCCAGCGGGCGCTGGGGACGATGCCTGGGCGCATGCCGCCTCGGTGCTGGCGCGCATCAAGCCGCCGGTCTTTCCCGCGCGCGATTTCGACATCACCAGGTTCGGCGCGGCGGGCGACGGCGTCCTCGACTGCACCGGCGCGATCCGTGAGGCGATCGCAGCGTGCCAGGCGGCGGGAGGGGGACGCGTCGTCGTGCCGGCCGGGACGTTCCTCACCGGCGCCATCCACCTGAAGAGCGGCGTGAACCTCCACGTCACGGAGAAGGCCGTCCTTCGGTTCAGCCGCGACCCGAAGCAGTACCTGCCGCTGGTCTTCACGCGCTGGGAAGGCGTCGAGTTGATGAACTACTCCGCCTTCATCTACGCCTTCGAGCAACAGAACATCGCGGTGACGGGCACTGGCACGCTCGACGGCCAGGCCGGTGAGCAGTATTGGTGGCCCTGGAAGGGCCGGTCGAAGACGCCAGGAGCGGTGACCCAGGACCGGGCGCGCGCGAAGCTGATCGAGATGGGTGAGAAGCGGACGCCGGTAGCCGAGCGTGTGTTCGGTGAAGGCTCCTGCCTGCGGCCCAATTTCATCCAGCCCTACCGCTGCACGAACGTGTTGATCGAAAGCGTGAAGGTTCGCAATTCGCCGATGTGGGAGATCCATCCCGTCCTCTGCACCAACGTGATCGTCCGGAATGTCGACATCCTCAGCCACGGCCCGAACAACGACGGGTGTGATCCCGAGTCGTGCAAGGACGTGCTGATCGAGGGCTGCACGTTCGACACCGGCGACGACTGCATTGCGATCAAATCCGGGCGAAACGAAGATGGACGGCGCCTGAACGTGCCGGCCGAGAACATCATCGTCCGCGACTGCACGATGAAGGATGGGCACGGGGGCGTGGTGATCGGGAGCGAGATCTCCGGCGGCGCCAGGTACATCTTCGCCGAGCGCTGCCGGATGGACAGTCCGCAGCTCGACCGGGCGCTGCGGATCAAGTCGAACTCGGTCAGGGGAGGGACAATCGAGCACGTCTACATGCGCGACGTGACCGTCGGCCAGGTCGCGGAAGCCGTCGTGACGGTCAACTTCTTCTACGAGGAGGGCGACGCCGGGAAGTTCCCGCCGGTCGTCCGCGACATCGAGGTCCGCAACGTCACGAGCCGCAAGAGCCAGTACGGCCTGCTGCTGCGCGGGTACGCGCACGACCCGGTGACCGACGTACGGGTGATCGATTGCACCTTCGACAACGTCGAGAAGGGGGATGTCCTCGAAGCGGTCCGCAACATCGTGCTGAAGAACGTCCGGGTGAATGGCAAGCCGACGACCGAGACCATCAGCCGTTGA
- a CDS encoding 5-deoxy-glucuronate isomerase has product MTLPPIDPRTCIVRNTAAKRGRTRSVSPGTTAARHLHYGRIILDATDAPVRVDPGTHETGLICVKGRAIVTVGTEGFACSRYDTLYIPRETAFTVAAGPDGCDIVELSAPVEGHYPVQFVSFEAIQGDSGLHFRTGSANAMREINLVLAKNVQAGRIVAGVTFSDPGHWTSWPPHEHAVMLEEAYLYVDMPSPAFAVQLVYTDVGNPELATIVREGDVVLMPQGYHPNVAAPGHRIGFIWMMAAEREGVDRQFGVVNVQPEFATTASGLDAGRAR; this is encoded by the coding sequence ATGACCTTGCCGCCCATCGATCCTCGCACCTGCATTGTTCGCAATACCGCCGCGAAGAGGGGCCGGACCCGCAGCGTCTCTCCCGGCACGACGGCCGCCCGGCACCTCCACTACGGCCGGATCATCCTCGACGCCACCGACGCCCCGGTGCGCGTGGACCCCGGCACGCACGAAACGGGTCTCATCTGCGTGAAGGGACGCGCGATTGTCACGGTCGGCACGGAGGGATTCGCGTGCTCGCGCTACGACACGCTCTACATCCCGCGTGAGACCGCGTTCACGGTCGCCGCGGGCCCGGACGGCTGCGACATCGTCGAACTCTCGGCTCCCGTCGAGGGTCACTATCCCGTGCAGTTCGTCTCGTTCGAGGCGATCCAGGGCGACAGCGGCCTGCACTTCCGGACGGGCAGCGCCAACGCGATGCGGGAGATCAACCTGGTGCTCGCGAAGAACGTCCAGGCTGGCCGCATTGTCGCGGGCGTGACGTTCAGCGACCCCGGACACTGGACCTCGTGGCCTCCTCACGAACACGCGGTCATGCTCGAAGAGGCCTATCTCTACGTGGACATGCCGTCGCCGGCTTTCGCCGTGCAGCTCGTCTACACCGATGTCGGCAACCCCGAACTGGCCACGATCGTGCGAGAGGGCGACGTCGTGCTCATGCCCCAGGGATATCATCCGAACGTCGCGGCGCCGGGCCACCGGATCGGCTTCATCTGGATGATGGCGGCCGAGCGCGAAGGGGTGGACCGCCAGTTCGGCGTCGTCAACGTCCAGCCCGAATTCGCCACGACGGCATCCGGCCTCGATGCGGGCCGGGCGAGGTGA
- the kduD gene encoding 2-dehydro-3-deoxy-D-gluconate 5-dehydrogenase KduD, with protein sequence MTHDLFRLDGQVALVTGSSRGLGAAMAQALAGAGADIILHDRCLAGDTEQAIRGQSGVRTKCLVADLSDRAAAGRLADEAIAEMGHVDILVNNAGIIRRAPAAEFSDVDWDDVIEINLTAVFRLCRAVGAQMVARGHGKIINIASLLSFQGGVIVPSYAAAKAGVAQLTKSLANEWASKGVNVNAIAPGYMKTDNTKALVEDPVRYRQITERIPAGRWGEPRDLAGPVVFLASRASDYLQGHVLVVDGGWMGR encoded by the coding sequence ATGACCCACGATCTGTTTCGACTCGATGGACAGGTGGCGCTCGTCACCGGGTCGTCGCGCGGGCTCGGCGCCGCCATGGCCCAGGCCCTGGCCGGGGCAGGCGCCGACATCATCCTGCACGACCGATGCCTGGCGGGCGACACCGAGCAGGCGATCCGCGGCCAGTCCGGCGTCCGGACGAAGTGCCTCGTCGCCGACCTCTCCGACCGTGCCGCCGCCGGCCGGCTGGCGGACGAGGCGATCGCCGAAATGGGGCACGTCGACATCCTGGTCAACAACGCAGGCATCATCCGCCGGGCGCCGGCCGCCGAATTCTCCGACGTGGACTGGGACGACGTGATCGAGATCAACCTGACCGCCGTCTTCCGGCTGTGTCGCGCCGTGGGCGCGCAGATGGTGGCCCGCGGTCACGGCAAGATCATCAACATCGCGTCGCTGCTCTCGTTCCAGGGCGGCGTCATCGTACCGTCGTACGCGGCAGCCAAGGCGGGGGTCGCGCAGCTGACCAAGTCCCTGGCGAACGAGTGGGCGTCGAAGGGCGTCAACGTGAACGCCATCGCGCCCGGCTACATGAAGACGGACAACACCAAGGCCCTCGTCGAGGACCCCGTGCGGTATCGCCAGATCACCGAGCGAATCCCCGCGGGCCGATGGGGCGAGCCGCGCGACCTGGCGGGCCCGGTCGTCTTCCTGGCCTCGCGGGCCTCCGACTATCTCCAGGGCCACGTGCTGGTGGTGGACGGCGGCTGGATGGGGCGGTAG